The DNA sequence TTAAGGCTGGGGGCTGCTGCTTCCCACAGATCTTCCCCACCAGCAGCAGGCTGATGATAGGCAAGTCTGGACCTGGACCGGACTATTGGCCTCCCATATGCAGTTTTTCTTCTGAGCCCTCCGTCAGCCGCATGTCCACTATCCTCATGGGAGAGGGCAGGTCTTGGGGTGCCTATAGCATGGAGTTGCCCCCACCCTCGCCCCGCCCGTTCTCCAGGGGCAGCCAGAAGGACAAATTGGCTCCTGCCTCTACCCAGCTGTTGCCTTTGGTCTGGACCTCCTGTGGACTGactgttgctgttgctttatTTCCATGCTTCTGGCATCCCATGAAGAGCTGGGGCAGTATCCTGAGGGCAGAGGGATAGAATGTGGAGCTGGCCAATGCGTGCTGTGGGAGCAGAGAAGGGCAAAAACCAAGCCCAGCAGGACAAGGAACTGGCCTTGCCCCTAGCCCACCCAAACTCTGGCCAGGGGTTCTCCTCGCTCTCCTGGCACAGGGGTTGCTCACAGCAAAACAGGCAACACCCCCCATCCACCTCCCATTGTTGGGGGAAGAACAGCAACGCTCCTCTGGGCACACTTTCCAGACAATACATCCATGGTGGCAAGTTTTTGCTCTTAGCATGACACAAACACACGCATGCAAAAACAGATATGTGGCCAAAACAGAAGGCCTGGCCGAGCACCAGTTGCACCCAGCTTGAGCGGGCAAGACTGACCGAGTCTCCCCTGCCAGCTGGAGGCCGTTGGCACTGCCAAGGCCAGGTCCCCTGTTGGCACACCAAAGACACTTAGGCAAAAATGATCAAAGAGCCATAGCCCCTGCCTGGCTGGAATGTGACACGAAGATGTGAGGAGGGAGCATGGCTGGGCCCAGGGCAGTGGCACCCTTTGCCACCCTTTCGTGGAGGCCTCCCTGGCGCTCCACCTTCCTCTGTGCCTGCTCTGGCTGAACATGTGCAGAGGCCTCAGGCGGGAGGTGGCAGCTTCAGGAGTGGCAGTGGCAGGCGCCATGGGTCGTGGCGGGGCCTTCAGTCCCGTGGGTCCTGGCATTGGTGGCATGAGGTCATGTCTTCCAGGTAACGCTCCACCTGGATGGTGCAGGAGACGAAGCCAAACTTGCTCTGGAGCAGAGCCGTGGCTTCCTGCCGCACAGTCTCCATGTCGGCACCTGACTCTGAGGGCAAGAAGCGGGGGAAATGGGGGTGAGCCTGGGAAGCAGCTGGGGCCACTGCTGCCCAATTCCAccacccccccaacacacacacagagatgagGTCAATTgtggggaagagaaggggaagaggaaggaatgcTGTCCGGAGGGACTATTGCCCAGAGGAAGCCAACTTTGAGCCCCGAACCTTTGGGGATTCTGCCTGGAAGCCCTGAGAGTGGAGGCTGCCAGCCAGAGTCAACACAAACTGGAGGGACCAACTGAAGGCCCATTGAAAGAAGGACTTCATCACGTCAGGTGGAGTTTTtggaatacacttgtccctccgcattcactgggttaggggcacaacCGCCCCCCCCTTGTGAATAGGGAaaatcgcaaataacaaaaacaccatcttTTTAGTTGAGagggcacctctctaggaatctctaggtcctccagtggaactctgtggtcaacgccaaacagacactgaccatagagttgtactggaggagctacaaatgcctagtagagtgttctctctaggaatctctgggtcttttagtgtaacttttagttaaagttgagcatagagttgcactggaggacctagcgattcctagagaggacatattaatcaaatccatgaataatcaaagccgcaaatatggaggtaAGAGTGTATTCTCCACATTGAAAAACAAGACAACAACCTTGTCACAGGCTCTGGCTCCCAGCCGTGTTGGCATCTGAATGGGCAGGAGCTTGAGAGTCTCAGCGGGGAGCATCACCCCCAAATCTGACCCCTTCTGCCAGGAGGGGCAGCCCACGCCCCCTCCTCTTGTTCCTTCCCCCCTCTCTGCCCCCATTTGCAGCAAGGCCTGCAGTGGGTTTGGCTCACCAATTGCCACGTGAACGGCCACAACGTGATGGCTGAGGGTCAGGGCCCAAAGGTGCAGGTCATGGGCGCCCTTCACCCCCTTGACGGACAGCAGCATCTCTTTCACGGCCCGGAACTCCACGCCTCGAGGGGCTCCTGGAAAATAGGAGAACGTGGGAGCGACCGCGGAGCCTGGCCTTAACCCCTTCCCTTGGATGCAAAggccgcatccacactggagagagaacCGGGGGTCAGGCAacgctgcattttatcatcctatttgtttaacttgtatgctgaacatatatgCCAAACAGGATTATGctgggaggaaagaggagtgaAATGTAGAGGAAGGGACATCAACCACTGAAGTCATGCAGATGTGACCCCATGCGCCCAGCAGAAAAGCCTCTTGGAAAAGCCAAGGAACAAAGGGCAATGGCAGGTTTGGAGCCGAACATTAAGAAACAAACATAAtggccacagattatttacataattgTAAGGCAGACgatgaaaacatttaaatagttctctgaaggtgccagccacagatgctggcaaagggtcaacatggacacatagccccccaaacccacccaaAAACGACCGTTCAGCCAATAGTTCAggttatttttacattttgatttttaagtatttttatgGATTTTATATTGCTTGTATTTGCTTTATAGGCTTTATACAGATGGTCTTATATGTGTTCTGTTACTGTACTTGTGATTGTTCCTGGCTTGATCCacaggcctttaaacagaggctggatggccatcttacAGGGGAACTTTGATagtgaatttctgcatggcagaaaggggttggactggatcagggcccttcttggggtctcttccaactctaggagtctatggTTTTAGGTAGGGGAGAAATAAATAGTATAATGGTTGAACCAATGGGTTGAAATggcaagagaagagattccacccaaacattgggaagaacttcttgatggtaagagctgtccaGTGGGAATAAAAGGCTGCTTTGGAGGGCGGTGGAgagccttctttggaggcctttaaacagaggtttggtgtctatctcttgggagtgcttttgcTGTAGATTCCTcaatggaagggggttggactaggttgATTTtggggaccccttccaactctaggattccatgatgcCTGGAAGCAAAAATGCTAAAGAAAACTGTAAGTGGAAATagaggtgttttttaaaatggaaaatggcaTTCCCTTCTTGACACGGTCCCCTGGCCAGACTCAGGAAATTtttctccctccggaccggtcAGTGGGGAGGCCAGTTCCGAGAGAGCCGAAAGCAGCGCCCGGTGGCCCCTGTCCTGGCTCCCTCAAAGCGGCCACTCTCTCACTCACTGACCTTCCATGAGGACACGGAAGACGTCCCGGAGGATGGTCACGGTGGAGCCCAGCACaaagagggaaaacaagaaggtGCTGACTGGGTCGGCGATCTTGTACTGAGGctgcaaagagaaggagaggccCTGGGAATCCTTCCGCCCCTCTGCCCCACAAATTCTGGCCCAGACCCCCTTGGGCAAACCACAAGAAGGCCACCAGGCCCAAGGTCCCTGAGCCTGCTGGGGGTCTTGGACCCCTTGCCCACTGGCCCTGGCACTTCTCTGGGCAGCAGCAGCTTCACTTCTGGCCCTGGTGTCATCGGCAGTTTGGGGAATGAGTGAGGGGCTACTCCTTTTGCCCTGGCTGGTATCCCACCCAGACACTCTTCTACACAAATGGGGCAGAGGTGCCCTTCTTTCTTAGCCCCTGTGTCCCAGTGGGGCAGGACCCTTGTCTCTTCAAGGGTGCCCTACAGGAATGGCTGTGGGGAGACCCCAGTCTCCTGGGGGACGCTCAGAATCCAAAAGGTTTTCTGAAGAGCtggagcagggaggaaggggcaatGAGGCATGGGCCAAGCGCTCAAGGGTCAAGAGCCAAGGGCCaaggagagagggcagggaaggagggagagccaAGACCCCCCCAACAGGACCCCCATTCCCTTCCTACCTTGAAGTAGATGACGGTGGCGGCCACAAAGACCCCAATGCTTTGGAGCAGGTCCCCCACCACATGGACGAAAGCTGCTCGGACACTGGTGTTGCTGTGGGTGGGCAACGGGGGCTCACAGGGGCTGTCCCCAATCCGCTCATAGCCCTCCCGGCCCGGTCCGTGGCTGTGGGCAGAGCCAGACTGGTGCAGAAGGTAGGCCATGCTGCGGAGGAACAACAGAGTGGTCATTGCAGGGCCACCCGCCACCCCTGGCCCCCAGACCCACTCCTCAAGCAATCAGATCACCCGGCCCCCCACACTCAGCACCCCACACAGCAGGGCCCACAGCACCCTTTTTAGCCCTGGGGTGGCCAGTGGCAGCGTTGCAGAAAAGACAACCCCTTCTGCTTGAGGTCAGGTTAAGGTTTGAGgaaacctctttttaaaacacaccTGGGGTCATTTCCACTCCCTTCCCACCAAATTCCTTGGTGGGGAACAGACCCCCATTATTTCCTTTTCAATGCTGCCAGGGGAGATTCAGTGCCAATGAGCAAAAGCCATGTCCTTGGACAGGGAGGGAGATGGCAGGTCTCAAAGAAGGCCACCCTGCAGGCATGCAGGACCATGGTTGGGGGCCAGCCAAAGGTTATCTGGGGGTGCCAGGGCCATAGAAACCTTGGCTCTGGCTTATTTTGACTGGCCAGTTCAATCTTAGGTGTAAATTGGGAGAAGGTCCCAAAGAGACATGGGTCTGGATGGCGTGGTCACAGGGCACATGGGCAGGGTTGCAGGTCTCAGCAGGTGTGGCCTCTTGTCTCCTGTAGAGACCCCTGCCTGTTTTCCCCCTGGAAGCCCCATCTGGAGGTGGGGGGTACCTTTCCCCTGGCTCCCCACCTGCGCCCTTGTCCCCGCTGGCAAGAGCCCTCTGCCTAAGGCTCTGGGAAGCCCCCCCAGTGGGACCCCCGCGTGCTAGCAAGAAGGGTGTCCATTTCTGGTGGCCCTCAGAGGGCAGAGCTTCCCAGCGACGCAAGATGTCCAGTGGAGGCATGCTTGGCATCTCCGCCTGGACTTCCTGAGAAGGTCTGGGACTCTCCCCTTCACAGGTGATGGGGAGTGGAAAACCAGAAGTCAAAGGACACCCCCAGAAGCACTTCAGCTGTGGGTTCCCAGCATCAGCATCTTTAGACTTCCAGCTCTCTATGTCTCTGGGGCACCCACCCACTGGCACCAAAGAGGCTGTGAGGCCACAAACCCCCAGGTCCCTTCACCCCCTGCCCCCCTGGGTTGGCTGCTCCCCGTTTCCTCACATGATGTTGACTCCCACGGCACAAGCAGAAGTGCCCAGCATGGCCGAGGCCTCAATCTCATAGTCGTTGCTGATGATGCGGGCCGAGGCCAGGTAGACTAGGACCCCCGTGACCGTCCAGATGGAGAGGACAGAGGCCAAGGCCCCCAGAGTCTCTGTGGGGAGAAAAAGTAGCTGGTCAGGTGCCCGCTGACTATCTGGCCCACATGCCCACAGCAGCCTCCTGCCCTCTGTCCTGCTCAGGAGGCAGGAGTGGTGGACATTGGACATCCTCCTAGCACCAGGAGGGCAATCCATCAACCCATGGTGTGACCAAATTGGCCTGAGCACTTTGTGCACCTCtcctgcctgccccccccccacagaatCCACCCCATCAGATCCCACTTGGTTGCTCCCAAAATCATCTGTGGGCAGAGGATGGGCACAGGGGCTGGACAAACTCAGTTGCAGCTCCTGCGTCCCGCCAAGGACTGTGGGGCAACTTTTGGACCAATGAGCCCATACTGCCCCCTTCAGCTTTGCCTACTGCATGGGGAAGCAGCGCCAGGGACGGGGAGGGGGCACCCCTTGGCTGTGGTGTGGATTGGGGAAGGGCTTTTGGAGTCAGGGGTCCATCCCAGCAGTTGCGCTCACACCGTGAGTGAAAGCATCAGCCTCACACGAGTTCAGCCAAGGGGGAAACAGGAGCTGAATGGGGGGCTTAGAAAAGTGCCCAAATACATTATCCATAAAAGAAGTGCCTTCAGGAGAAGcaaaggctggggggggggagagagattgaGAGTTCCAGCCCACCAGTTTGTGCTCTGGGCAAAGGTGGCAGCAGCCATGACCCGGCCAGTGGCAAAGGAGCAAAAGAGAGGATGGGCAGCCCCCTGGGCCACAGTGTGTGGGAAGGGGTCAGGTAAGGCAAGGAAAGAGCCCTTGGTCACTAGGGCTGTGGGGCGGGTAGGGCCTACCAGAGCGATGCCAGCCGAAGGTCATGGTCTTTGTGGCCGGGCGTGTGGAAACCCAGAGGGAGAAGAGGCTGACCCCCATGCTGCCCATGTCCGTCAGCAGGTGGGCCGCATCCGTCATGATGGCCAGGCTGTGGGCCAGGTAGCCCCCTGCAAAGCAAACAGAGGGGATACTGGCAGCAACGAGGCGTAGGAGTCCCCTGGAGCATCTGGCTGGTCTGCCCATGAAGGCTGGCTTTCCAAAGGCAACTCCTGGTTCTCAGGTTGCCAGGCCTCCAGGTGCCAGCTcaggttttggggagaaaagcaggatggaGGGAGGCCAGGGGAGAAATCTCAGGGTGGGTTAGCAGTCCTGAAAGGGATGGAGGAGGGGGCTGTTGTGGGTCTGTGGGTGCCCTAAAAGTTCCCTCCCCTCCTGAAGCTGTGGAGAGTGCCTTCCAGTGGCACTGCATCGCTCCCAGCTGCCATGGGACCCTTTCTAGGTAGGGGATCCACCtcaaaacagcatttaaaagttTTGTGGTGGCGTTTGGTTACAGCCAAatgtttcccccccttctttcttaTTGAAAATGTGGGGCAGAGAGGGCTTGCCAAGAGATGCCCACAGACTCCTTGATTCCCACTCCTGcctttcagccccccccccccccccccccccccccttgcccccccccccccccttccccccccccccccccatccactcCATCTGTGCCTCACTAGCGCCCAGGCTCTCTGGCTCCACTTGAAAGCTTGGGACACGTGTGTTGCACCAAAAAGCCTGGTTTGGGTTGAGGGAAATGGGGCAGGGAGCCCATGGGTGCTTCCAAGACAGGGAGCAGAGCCCCAGAAGCATTGCATTGGGCATCAGTGCCCTTTTAGGGCCTAGATTTTCATGCCTCTGGGAAGAGCCTGGAACCCAGGCCCCCATTCCTGAGTCCTGTGGGTCAATACCCCACTGGAAGCAAGGTCCATCAATGGCAGCGACTGCCTCCACTGCTAAAAACGTTCTGCCATCCTCACCCAGTTCACGAAGCTCCAGGTTTGGATGGCAATCTTGAGCCCTCAGGGTGCAGAGGCCCCAGCTCCTGGGTTTACTGCCCCTCTGCCTCCTTCCAACCCTCCTCCATGCCTTGCCCTGTTGTTCACACTTGCTCCTTTGCACTCTCAGGTGAACAAAGAGATGTGTGGGCAAAGGAGAAGGTGCGAGGGCTGCTGGGGCAAGACCCAAAGGGCAGCCAGACAGGCCTcctgcctagggttgccatccctgaggacctccaaaccggggaaaatgtagggcaaggtttaaaaatgtaggaccctttcccctccccccccagcaaaaaaaaaaggtcctacatttttaaaccttgtccaaggcctcgctgggacctgggagacagcgtctcccaagccccagccaggcctcggaggactccACGATCGCGGAGCTGCATCCAGggcctggcgggggggggggggggggaatcccgggggcggggccaaactggggcggaaccgtgtggacccgccccaaaccgggaaagtcccatccccaggcgggatatggcaaccctactcccgcCATCCCTCCGGTCCCACTGACCTATGACCTCTCCGATCATGAAGAGGAAGCAGACGGCGCAGGCAATCCTGAGCTTCCGCTGGGCCTGGACTTTCTGCTGGCTTTGGCTGGGAGAACAGGGTCCATGGCGGTGGCAGTGGGGGGCTGCGAGGGTCTCTGTTGCCAGCCCCATCATGGGAATGGCTGTGTGCCCGTTCTCTGGGGGCAGGCCAGTGAAGATGCCCTGGGAGCCTGCAAAGAGACTGAGAGGACATCGGGCGAACATGACTGTCCGTTGACTCCTCCATTTGTTACCACAGAAGACgcatggctctcctcctccctgctttatcctcccaacaaccctgtgaggtagaccAGGTTGGCAGcgactggcccaagatcactcaggCAGTTTCAAAGCCCAGTGGGGGCTCAGCCCTGGGTCTCCCCAGACCCAGAGTCCTATAGCTGGATCTGGCCTGTCTCAGTCCAGGGGTCCTGGAGAAAAcagccatagaatcatggaatcacactccagtttctcaacgtcctttttgaattgtgaggcccagaactggacacaatattccaggtggggcctgaccagagcagaatagagtggcactattactcccccTGATCTAGAGACTaatacagcctaaaatcacattggcctttttagctgctgcatcgactgttgacccatgttcaacttgtggcctacttggactcccacctataagtctctcgttcagccaggtctcccccatcagcctatagctgtgcatttcattttttctgcctaagtgcagtactttccatttctccctgttgaagttcattttgttagttttgactcagctttctaatgtatttaaggtcattttgaatcttgatcctgtcctctggactattagctattcctcctaatttggtgtcatctgtagatttgataagtatgcccccaattctgttatccaagtaattgataaagatgttgaatagccctgggcccagaacagagccccactggacaccccactggtcacttctctccaagatgaaaaggagccattgctgaccatcctttgggttcgaccagtcaactgattacaaatccatgtaccaGTTGCCATGTCTAGCctggcccttgggctctcttccaactctgggatgcCATGATTCCCTTTCCCATGGTGACCAACCACTTAGAAGGCAAATGATTGGAAAAGGACACACAAAACTGGGTGGGGGGATGCCAGGGATACCCCCCCCCGTTTGTAAATGGCTCCAAGGAGAGGCAGGCATCCAAATACAGAACTCTGGGGGGAAAGACCTTCGTCTCCTAAGGACTCACTGCAGAGCCAAAAGGGATTAAAGAGGGCAAGTCGAGGGGGTCCTCggaggaaggaggcagaggtTGCTCCTGACAGGACCCCAGTGACGCTCTGGTTTGTGGGGTCCTGCTGGGAGCAAGAGCCCATCCACTTGCCTCATTTCATCCCTTTTTCACAGTCACCCAGGAGCCTGAAGTGCCCAGCCTTGTGGTCCCAGAGTTGCCTGCAAAGGGCCAAGAACGGAgcttcttcttttcccatttgTTCTCTGCGCATCAGAGAGGCCCAGGAAACAGTTGTGCTAAACTCCCAAGGCCCAGAGTAACCTCAGCTGTTGTGGGTGAATGTTGAGTCTGGATGCTGGCTTTCATTTTCCCATCAGGAATCAGGGAAGTTTCGAACCTGGAAGGTGACTGTGCTGTTTGTTATCTGGATGTAGCCCCTTTgggactagaatcatagagactgaaagaaagagcttGGCAGCAGGAGATTTCGTAGATGATCTGACTGCATTCTGTATTCCTTTGCAGGGCTGCCGGGTGGGAAGCAGAAGGGCCCTTTGCCTTGCAAGACTTGCGGAAGCCTGCTAGGTGCCTTCTGTGCCCTGGTTGCATGGCATCCATCAGCTGCTGGGATTCCCTCTTCTGCATCTGCTTTGCAGCCCTGTCCCAGGATCTTCTCACTGGCGCCTCTTTAGACAGACTGCAATGAATACTGTTGTTTGGTCCTGAAGGAGCCTCTTAAGCCTCGGAATCCCTTTTTGGAACGTAAACACATTTTTAGAAATGCCACCCAGAGACTGGCCGGCCTTGTCTTCTCTTGGGTTTCCCACCAAAGCTACCAG is a window from the Sceloporus undulatus isolate JIND9_A2432 ecotype Alabama chromosome 1, SceUnd_v1.1, whole genome shotgun sequence genome containing:
- the SLC30A3 gene encoding zinc transporter 3 isoform X1, which produces MFARCPLSLFAGSQGIFTGLPPENGHTAIPMMGLATETLAAPHCHRHGPCSPSQSQQKVQAQRKLRIACAVCFLFMIGEVIGGYLAHSLAIMTDAAHLLTDMGSMGVSLFSLWVSTRPATKTMTFGWHRSETLGALASVLSIWTVTGVLVYLASARIISNDYEIEASAMLGTSACAVGVNIIMAYLLHQSGSAHSHGPGREGYERIGDSPCEPPLPTHSNTSVRAAFVHVVGDLLQSIGVFVAATVIYFKPQYKIADPVSTFLFSLFVLGSTVTILRDVFRVLMEGAPRGVEFRAVKEMLLSVKGVKGAHDLHLWALTLSHHVVAVHVAIESGADMETVRQEATALLQSKFGFVSCTIQVERYLEDMTSCHQCQDPRD
- the SLC30A3 gene encoding zinc transporter 3 isoform X2, with the translated sequence MMGLATETLAAPHCHRHGPCSPSQSQQKVQAQRKLRIACAVCFLFMIGEVIGGYLAHSLAIMTDAAHLLTDMGSMGVSLFSLWVSTRPATKTMTFGWHRSETLGALASVLSIWTVTGVLVYLASARIISNDYEIEASAMLGTSACAVGVNIIMAYLLHQSGSAHSHGPGREGYERIGDSPCEPPLPTHSNTSVRAAFVHVVGDLLQSIGVFVAATVIYFKPQYKIADPVSTFLFSLFVLGSTVTILRDVFRVLMEGAPRGVEFRAVKEMLLSVKGVKGAHDLHLWALTLSHHVVAVHVAIESGADMETVRQEATALLQSKFGFVSCTIQVERYLEDMTSCHQCQDPRD